A window of Bos mutus isolate GX-2022 chromosome 3, NWIPB_WYAK_1.1, whole genome shotgun sequence genomic DNA:
TTTTCTTTTTGAGTGAGATACATTTATACTTTGGAAGGATGGGTGGAATTAGCCACCCTTTGGAAAAACTAAAGtgattaaaataacttaaaatgataCTTCTGAACTGTACCCCAAGTGCTTTTTTAGCTACATAGGCCTCATATTTTGACTTTTGAGTATTTTAAGTGTGTGCCTACAAACTTAGTTTAAGCTCTTAGAAGCTGTTAgatttctatgtttatttttatttgtaaacaaATTATGTTTCTTCGAAGAAAAATGTTAGTTTCTGTCATTTCTTAGCAGGTCTGTAATGACAGAAGAATACAAAGTTCCAGATGGAATGGTTGGATTTAGTAAGTAATCTAATTTTTTTGACGCTTTGAAAAGACATAgtcaaaatatactttaaaacctttcagcaaataattttcttttttcttactagTAATTGGCAGAGGAGGTGAACAGATCTCACGCATACAACAGGAATCTGGATGTAAAATACAGATAGCTCCTGGTAATGTTATTCTCTTGCTGTAATTTTCAAAGTCACAAGAAAACTAGCATATTTAAAGTTGTTAGTGAAAATGATGCTGTTACTCTTTTCTTGGcctaagatttttgtttgtttttaattgtagaTAGTGGTGGCCTTCCAGAAAGGTCTTGTATGTTAACTGGAACACCCGAGTCTGTCCAGTAAGTATGAAAATCATGTTCCAGTCCCTCCTTCCTGAAGCATGTTATCCCTGCAATTGAACCAACTTTTCTTGTGCACTATTACTTTTCCCCTTTTCTAGAAAATTTCTAATAGCACATAAACATGCTTAAAAAAATCCCTTTATCTGAACATAAAACCATCTTTGAACCCCACATTTCTATTTTTCAGGACTCTTTTACCAAAAAATTTGAAAGGTGGTCACTGCTTGAATCTTCAGCCTTGATTTCTTTCCCTAATTCCAGATGTATATATCCTGTTGCTTCCTCAGTATATTCTACACTTGGATGTCTTTTAAACATATCAAAGTTTAGCTTGTTAAAAACAGAATCATTGTTTTTCCAGTCCATACTTTGACTTGTctaattcatttcatttcattgtatGACAACTGTTCTAATACTTTATCTTTCTTTAATGACCTATTTATCCATAAGCAACTCTTGGTCATTTTatctttcataatttatttagaaTTCAGCCTCTTCTTGTCACCTTCCATGTCACCTTAATTCTGGTACCATTTGCCTGTATTACTGCaaggtgtttctgttttttgttgttgttgtgttgttttttttttttttttttttagctttgtcCAATTATAGTACAGCCATActgatccttttaaaatgtgagtCAATTCATATAGTACTTTGTTCAAAACCCTTTAATGCTTTCCCATTTACAGTAGAAGTCAGTGTCTTTATCATGGCTCAGGTTCCCTGCCACCTTTCTTACTGCATATTTTGCTATTCTCCCAGCTCTGTTCTAGTAGCCTCTTTTCTGTTTAGcctcttctctattttttcagGACACCAAGAATACTTCTCATTTGAATCCTTTGTATTTCCTAGTTCTTCTCCCTGGGATGTTTTTCCCCCAGATGTTTTCATAGTCACTCCTGTACTTAATTCAGGTCTTGGCTTAAATGTCTCCTTATCAgtaaagtttttgtttattttcatttatttactttttgatcACTACTATGCAGCTGCCCGGATCTTAGTTGCTTGACCAGAGATTGGACTCATgccccactgcagtggaagtgcagagtcctaactactggactgccaaggaattcctcattcatctattttacataaaatagcatcccttcacacacacatacaatctgTCCTTCTTATCTTGCTTTAATATTCTTTATAGCACTTAACAGATGAGTTATTTATTTAACCTTCTGTGTTTACTTATTTAATAAAGTTAAGCCACATCAACACATACCTTAACTGTTATTTCAGTGCTGTAACTCCAACCTAGAATAGTACCTTGCATATATAGTtgacatatttaaattatttgttgaatgaataaataaattttaacatgAGTAACcaaagtaaagttttaaaaataaatgcatcatTTAATTTTTGGATGAATGAGCTTTATTCTGAGATAACTTTAGAAGTAGGGTATGTCTTCTTGGAAGTTTCATACTGTTCTCAAAAATATTGAAGATTATATACCTGGAAAATTTATTGCATGGTTTCAGTTTTTTATATTGAtgatattttctttgaatttttaaaatttacttttaggcCACCTAAATCTGAATTGGGATGGACGAAATACCTGATTATTTTGTATTGACTATTAATTTGTTAACAGATCAGCAAAACGGTTACTGGACCAGATTGTTGAAAAAGGAAGACCAGCCCCTGGCTTCCATcatggtgatggaccaggaaatGCAGTTCAagaaatcatgattccagctAGCAAAGCAGGATTAGTAATTGGAAAAGGGGGAGAGACTATTAAACAACTTCAGGTATTACTATTTAAAATGATTACTTTGTCTATTTTGAAGCCtgtttcctccttctccccttttGTTAATACGTCTGATTTCTGTGATTAACAGGAACGGGCTGGAGTTAAAATGGTTATGATCCAAGATGGACCTCAGAATACTGGTGCTGACAAACCTCTTAGGATTACAGGAGACCCATACAAAGTTCAAGTAAACTTAAGTTTATATTTTACAGTAGGGGATTTGGGGTGGATAGCAGTGGGTAAAACATGCATGACTAATTACAATGTTTTGAGACACGCTTCCTAAATTGGGTAATTTTTTTTGTACTTCAGCAAGCCAAGGAGATGGTGTTAGAGTTAATTCGTGATCAAGGTGGTTTCAGAGAAGTTCGAAATGAGTATGGGTCAAGAATAGGAGGAAATGAAGGAATAGATGTAAGTAAAAATACCGATTCAGAAATGATTGAATGCTAGTCCATAAATAAACTAGGATTTTCCCTGTTTTGTGTTACATAGCCTTCTCTAACATTGTATTGTCCTCCCCGCCCCCGCAACTTTTCAACTTAGAATACAgtatattttgtatctttttaaccTCTTCTATATAAATATAGTGCTTCTGTGGTTTGAGGCAGATACATTTTTCAGGAAATGGCTTTCCTGATACTTAGTTTTCTTTGCATAAGGTCCCCATTCCAAGATTTGCTGTTGGCATTGTAAtaggaagaaatggagagatgattaaaaaaatacaaaatgatgcTGGTGTTCGAATTCAGTTTAAGCCAGGTGAGTACTTACGTTAATTTTCTAAGCTTTGCTGGCAATTTCTTTTAACACTCATTAATTTAATGTTAAATTAATCcaattttgtttcattgttttgaaGATGATGGAACAACACCTGATAGAATAGCACAAATAACAGGACCTCCAGACAGATGTCAGCATGCTGCAGAGATTATTACAGACCTCCTTCGAAGTGTTCAGGTTTGATAGAATGTTAATATGTTCAttgctttgttttcattaaaGAAGATTTTCCTTCATTAAATGTGGAAGTTCCCCTCCATagtttttaaatcaaaatctGTTAGATGAAACTTTATTAATTGCTAGGAAGTTTAAATTGCTTTAAGGTACACATCTTGGAGCAGGAGGGCAGCTACATAAGTGCACTAGTTTATTCACCAcagtaaaacagaataaaaggtggtggtggtttgttgATTTGGGGGTGGATGGCATCTCCTAGCTTCTCTAAATTTAAGatttagaaaaaatgaaagttgAGGGAAATAGACATGCAATAATTTTATTGTGGAAAGAAGAGTTTCTGACTCTTCTGACTTTGTCTTTGCCCTCTTTAGGCTGGTAATCCTGGTGGACCTGGACCTGGTGGTCGAGGAAGAGGTAGAGGTCAAGGCAACTGGAACATGGGACCACCTGGTGGACTACAGGAATTTAATTTCATTGTCCcaactgggaaaactggattAATAATAGGAAAAGGCAATGTATTTAAAACTATTAATGTGTGGTTAATAATTTAATGCTTTATCTGATTTTCTGGATgctatttctgttgttgttgtagATGAATAGCAGTGATTTTTCTTTGGCTGTATTTTAGTAGGAAAGTGTTCTTATGCTGATATGTAACAGCTAAAGCCTAAATGAAGGGCCTTATATGTACTTAAATCTAGAGTGGGATTTGAATCACATTGGTTTCTAGAGAAGAGGATCAGCAGTTTAATTATTAGTGTAAAAAACTTTtcttctcacctggaaaatggtttgagtgtttttgtttattttgctgtttcCTGACacatgtttttaagtttttgaattcTTAAGTCATTGTGTTAGCTTCTCATTGCTTATAAAAGCAATTTCTTTGAACCAAGTGTTGATACGATAATTCATTTTAAGGTTGGGTACAGACATATTAAACTATGTCTTAAAACTTTAAAGTGTATGATTATGATTgattgtatattatataaattgatttaaaatgtagAATAAATGGAAACTCCTAATAGCATATTGGCAGATGGGATACTATTCAAAACTTCCTTAATTATAATCAGTTCCTTTTGAATAGCTCCACTTGTATCCTATGAATCTTTAAAGAAATTACTGTGTTTTGATTTTAGGGGGTGAAACCATAAAAAGCATAAGCCAACAGTCTGGTGCAAGAATAGAACTTCAGAGAAATCCTCCACCTAATGCAGATCCTAATATGAAGTTATTTACAATTCGTGGCACTCCACAGCAAATAGACTATGCTCGGCAACTCATAGAAGAAAAGATTGGTGTGAGTATGCTTTAAACGTCCTGTTGTTAGCACAGGTTCTATTAGTTATATAAGACATTAATTGATACGTTCCTATAAGAAAAGTGTTAATTTCTACTCTAAAATTATAGATCTGATCACAACAGACACCTAACAATATAGAAAAGATTGtccagcagtaaaaaaaaaaaaaaaaaaaaaaaagttatatagtTACAGGTATTCAAAATCTTGTACTGGAGTGTGGGTAAATAAGACAAGATGACATTACTTGAGTTACAACATTAGGGTTAGTAGAGGGTTGtgaaaaatactaaaagatatAGATAGTTAACCAGAAGTCACTATTTATTAAGGACTTACTTGGTGACTGTTACTGCTTGCTTACTGTTTATTAAGGGCAACCTTGGTGAGGCAAAGAAGAATCAGATGCCTCCCCCCTCATTAAAGTAGAACTCTACATTATCCTATTATCCTATTTCTTAGACTGGCTCCAGACAGTCATCTAGGGGAATTTGGAATGTAGACAGCTTGTGTGCTTTACATTTCAGCATGTAACATATAATTGTAATTCAGAATGTCTGCAGTAGGGCCCAGTGTCTAATTTTAAGAATGTTCCAGGTGATCCTGATACCTAACCAAGTTTGAAAATAATGAGGAAACAGTGctttcagttcattcgctcagtcgtgtccaacttgttgcagcccaatggactgcagcactccaggcttccctgtccatcaccaactcctagagtttactcagactcacttccattgaatcagtgatgccatctcaccatcttatcttctgttgtccccttctcccacttttaatctttaccagcatcagggtctttaccagtgagtcagttcttcccgtCAGGGGGCAAAATTccatcaaagtattggagtttcaccttcagcatcagtccttccaatgaatattcaggactgatttcctttaggatggactggttggatctccttgtagtccatgggactctcaaaagtcttctccaacaccaaagttcaaaagcatcaattcttcggtgctcagctttcttcatagtccaactctcatatccgtacatgactactggaaaagccatagtcttgactagacagacctttgttggcaaagtaatgtctttgctttataatatgctatctatgttggtcataacttttcttccaaggagcaagtgtcttttaatttcatggctgcagtcaccatctgcagtggttttggagcccccaaaatactGCTTTACTATGTTTATTTTACTGTGAAGAATTAACATATTGTGAGGGAGCTTCTtagtttattattaataattagaaTATCTTAGGAAAATTCTCCTTGATGTTTGCCATGCTCTGAATGAGGTGTTTCTCCATGCttgggaaaacaaaaatagatgtaGAAAAGACACTTAAGAATAccttaaaaatacacacaaatattcTAAGTTCTCTGATAAGGAGAATAAATGTAATTGTTCAAAAACATGAGGAAAATAATTGTTGGACTCAGTAATGGCAAGAATTGATGCCAGAAGAATGATTAGTGCTCCTTGGTTTTGGATTTTGCTATCATTAGCAAAATTAGGATTGCATTTGGATTGATGAACATACAAGACAGGTTGTTCTGGAAAAGCAGTTAAGAACATGGACTCCTGAGTCAGGTGTCCAGGTTCAAAATACTCTCAATTATTTACTGACTGCATGATCTTAGAGGAAGATATTTACACTTTTTTTTGCCTCTCATTCTTCTGAAAGTAAGGATAATTATACCTACCTTATAGGGTTATAGGGATGAAATGTTTGAAGTATGTGTGTCTATCACTTAAAAGCATGCCTGCCCTATAAAAtgttgctactttttttttccagtaatctttttttttttttttttttttttactctttagaAAGGATAGGTTATGGCTAATAGAAGTGAGGGATAATGTTAATAAAGGGATTTTAAAAGTCATGAAGTATTTAGCTTTATTGTGAGAAAATTGACAACCAAATATAGATTAAGCATTTTTGTCCAAATTGTCACATGGTGAGTActaacagtattttattttagagcAGGTGAATCTAGTTGTCCTTACAAGTTGGGATTATCAAAAAGGAATCAACTAAGCATTATTAATTATACTATAACATGAAATGGATATGAAGTAGTCTGTGACTTACTAAATCAATTAAAAGGAAATCCTTGATGTATTTAGAAAATTATGATAAAGGGTAAGGGAGAAAATGAACTTAATTGATTCAAAAGTGGTTCAGTGACAGAAGGGCTAGGAGGAAGGCTACTTTGTTGAAGAAGAACTTGCTAAATATTATTGGTTTAGTATTCATTATTGGTAAAATATTCATCAGCCATTTCACTATGTTGTTAAGATATTTCTCTGATTAATGTTAGGAGAGTAGATGTAGAGTTGatgcagagagagaagaggtAAAGGAAAGAACTTGATGTTTGGTAAGCTTCCGTGATTAAGATGATGAAGGAATAGTAAAAGTAAGAATTGTACAAGGAaagggaaataatggaaaaggGAGTAGTCTGAAAAGAGTAGAAGATAAAGGAAATGTATCAGGTCTTTGCTAATACTgttaatttgaattaattttacaTGTCTCAATGTGGTAGAGTTAGATTTTTGCAGCATGGGTaaggaatgaaggaaaaacataaattttagaTTACAGGTAGGTAAAGGTGTAGAAATGAAAGGTTATTTGACTTTTGAAATGTTTAACCTTTATTGTCtttgtgatttttgtctttttgcagGGCCCAGTAAATCCTTTAGGGCCACCTGTACCCCATGGGCCCCATGGTGTCCCTGGCCCCCATGGGCCTCCTGGGCCTCCTGGACCAGGAACTCCAATGGGACCATATAACCCTGCACCTTATAATCCAGGACCGCCTGGCCCTGCTCCTCAGTAAGTTTTGAGTTTTGCTCTTGGCTTTTCTTCAAAGATTACAGATTTTGGtaagttgtatttttaaattgatttctgTCTTTTCAGTGGCCCTCCTGCCCCTTATGCTCCCCAAGGGTGGGGAAATGCATACCCACATTGGCAGCAACAAGCCCCTCCAGATCCAGGTAAAAGATGATTATCATTTGGTATAATCTGTGTTTTTGCTTGCCACTCCTGTTACATTCATTAGGTATTCCTAGTGTTGAATCTATATTGTGTGCATTGTCTGCACTTGTTCACTCCTTTAGCAGGAGTGTTAGCTTCTGGTTCTGCTATAGCAAATAAGACTGTTGGGAATATGGTCTGTTTTCATGAGTGTTTTTCTTCCTGCATTTGGCTTTCTCTGTTTCTAAAATGATACAGCTGAATGCTAAAAGCCAAAGCTATAGGAAGAAGTACAGTGTGTTAGGTTTTAGATGCTAGTGCCATCAAATATATTGTCTGTTAATTGTGACATTTTCCTTGAAAGAATAATGTACATTTGTTTACAAAATTACGTGGGTCAACTGAAGTGTTTTAATACTTTGGCATAGATTCTCAAATAAGATATGCAAGTATATTGTCTATTTTAGTATTCCTGATATGATAACTTCACATATTAGTAAAAGTCAGGCCTATATTAAATATCTGCATGTTGgaactcttaaaattcatttaGATAAAGATTTTTTCTGTTCAGATCTGGATTTATATGTTTGTTACGTTTTATCCTATTCTTGAATCTTTTCCTACCCTGTAGTTTACTTTCCATTACGGTCAAAGAGGGAATTCATTGAAACCAGTAATTTTTATGGTCCTTTTTTCTCACCTACTGTGTACCTTTTCACTGGAGTAGTTTCAAGGAAGGTACTGAATTAAGGATTCCTTTtcatactattatatatatatatatatatatatatgtatatgtatatatatttttaaaaacagctaaaATGATTTGATTGCAATTATTTTAGTGAactttattaaacatttctaGTATTTAAGAGTGGTCCTATATTTTAACATACCTTAATTTCATAGGAGGTATGCCTTTGGTAactcggtaaagaatctacctgcaatgcaggagacctgggttcaatccctgggtcagtaacatcccctggagaagggagtggcagctcagtccactgttcttgcctggagaattccatggacaaaggagcctggtggactacagtccatggggtcacatagagtcaggcactactgagtGACACACGCTTTCATTTTTCATGCTCTTTGGAATAACAAGAGGTATGCTTTTTGGAATATGATGATACAACATGACAGCAAATAACCTCAACTCACACATTCAAGAAGTGTGCTGACGTCTGAGTATGAGTAATGAATTTACATTCTGTAGCAGAAGAGGGTACTTAAAGTGTTAGCAATACTGTGCTGTTAATAGAAGGACTTATCAGAAGAAAGGTCAAATATGATTTATTGTATAATAGTCTAAAAGTTAGTCTTTAAAGAGTGGAAaaacttttctctccctcttgtaAGCTAAGGCATGGTGTTACTAAGCTGAGGAATCACACCACTGAAGACACTGAGAAAATTAAGGGGCAGATTTATATTGGTTAACTTGAATCTGTAGGATTGCACCTATTTGGGTGCTCTGTTCAGGTAAGTAGTAAGATtgaaaaaaatgatggaaataagaAGTGGCCCCAaccaacacaacatcgtaaagcacttgttctccaaaaaaaaaaaaaaatgtagctccTCATATACTCTTTATGCCTAGAAAGGTTGATGTCCTTGTATGAGGCCATGCCGTTGAAGTGAGAGTTGCTGATGAAGACCAAatatcaaaaattatatataactttattttctgttcattcaagctactgaaaaaaaaatggtttatatGTTTGAATAGCTCtgtatatggcaccccactccagtacttttgcctagaaaatcccatggacagagaagcctggtgggctgcagtccatggggtcactagagttggacacgactaagcgacttcactttcacttttcactttcatgcattggagaaggaaatggcaacccactcagtgttcttgcctggagaatcccagggacggggaaaccatgtgggctgccgtctatggggtcgcacagagtcagacacgactgaagtgacttagcagtagcagctctGTATAGAAAGAAAAAGCGGATCttcctttgctctttttaaaaaataagtggtcTCTGTATTACAATCTCATTTTCCCACTTGGAGTAGTGGTGAAGTCACCACTCTTAAGAATTGGTATAACTAAATGTGGGTTTCAGCAGTGCCTTTGGGAAAGAAGTTACTTAACCATTTAGCTAAAAGATAGCATTTAGGGTTAGATATTGCTtgtaaaaccaaaatatttttaaataaaattgaaatgaaaattaaaaaaaatgaaattgtgatTTTGTGTTAAATACCCTGGAATTTTAATGTGGCCCTGTATTCACAATAAAGTCAGTATTCTCTGAATTAAGTCTTCCTGTAAAAAATCAATGGATTATGAAAGATTTGTGCAGTAAGTCCCATAACTTTGACTTCAGAAGGTAAGAGACTTGAATAAGTCCTACTCTTACAACTTACTAATTATGGGATAGCAAGCAAGTTTTGAacttaaagtctgttttatctataaaatgatgaATGAATATTATATTGAATGAATTTAGTAAGTTCTCAATATGTATTAGTCATATGTGTAGACTGGTTTTCATATAGATTTAGACTGATTAAGGAAATTACCAGGATTTTTCTTGAGGATATAAACTAATAAAGATATAGCATCCTATGATGCTCCCAAGTATAAAAGAATCAGTAagaagatttctttttctgactgaaaAGTCCCATACTGTTAATGCATCagtttttttatgaaaaattgaGTGAGGGTCAGTAAAGTGCAGAGGAAGTGTAACGTGCTGAAAGGCCCAGATGTGAGCATGATGACTTGAAAAATACAGCCAGTTTACTGTGTTCCGACCTTGAGTGTTGGAAAGATACCGACAGCAGAGAGAGGCTGGAAAGGAAAGTATAAGCCAGGGTGTCCAAATATCTTGGTAAAAGCGTTGAATGATATGCTGTCCTTAAAAGTTTTATTAGTCCTAAAGACAccaggaaataatttcaaataggACAGTGACATCAAATTTATCTTTTAGGATAATCACTGGAATATGATGAGATGAAATACAGCTAATCTcaatttctttttccaagattTTTTAATTGGCTCTTCATTGAAAGAAGATAGGACAGTTCATagttataaaataattgtttcttgTATGGGCTAGTTCCTGAAAATTCTTCATAAGGACTGTTGTACTTGAGGCAAACTTGATTTAGGAAAACCACACAGGATGACAAAGCATTTAGGAGACAAAGCATTGGATTTGAAACCAAAAGATCTTCATTCCTATCCCAGCTTTGCCACAAGCTAGTTTTCTAGGAACttaatctgagcctcagttttctaaaataatatggcagtaaaaataatagaagaattTGTAAGTTTCCACCTACTATTTTTTAATGTCCAGTTAACTTGGAGTTCTGTTTATTTGCTAGAGAGGGGGGTGTGTGTGATTAATTGATTATGGATTTTAGATGCAAATGTATAACTTTGTTTATTCTAGCTAAAACAGGAACGGATCCAAATTCAGCAGCTTGGGCTGCTTATTATGCTCACTATTACCAGCAACAAGCACAGCCACCACCTGCAGCTCCTGCTGGTGCACCAACTACAACCCAAACCAATGGACAAGGTAACTATGGtaactaaagaatttattttttatatagaaGTGAAAACTTGTGTTTGGAAATATATATGAAGTACATCAGTGTATAATACCCCCATATTTATAATACTTAGTTAATAATAGCTTAAGTAAGTagccttcagtttttaaaaacaagttactTTGAGTTAACTGTTAAACCAATAAAAGTTGTAAGATACATTACCAAGAATACCCAGATAATCTAGCTGTTAAATGTGTATCTCCCCCATCTGTTCCATTACCCTATCTTATGTGTCCATATCTATTGTCATTAGTCTTTTTCAGAATCATTAAGACCAAAGTGTAGACTTAATGGCCCATTACTCTTAAGTACTCCTTTCTGTGtttctcaaaaaatatatataaccatCACACAGCATTCAAAATCAGTTAATCAACACTGATTGTTTTTACTATCCCAAGTCATAGCCCTTACCCCATTTTACCAGTTGTTCCAACAATTTCTCACCAGTCAAAAATAATTcctatctttttctttcaaaagagtACAGACCTTTTGTGAGATGCTTATGGGTCAACCATAGGTCCCTTCAACCTTTTCTCATGAAGATGAGGTCATGATCAAGGTTCCTGCTTACATACaatatggcaagaatactgcaaaaAAATGAATGAGGTCTGCCAAGGTTCTATAAAAACaccatttttctctttgaaattaatACTGTCTGGAGAgttacagcagcagcaggaaagttATACAGTGATTATACCACTGTTCTATTCTCTTTTTGGCAGGACAAGTGGGataattttattgtttccttAAAGACACAGTAGAAGTTTTACAGTTCAGTTTGATTAGACgtgatttataattttaactttttttaaaaaaatgagaacaaaaataaagaactagTACAAATTATAAAACTGCTAGAGCAAAGAGAAATTACCTTTCTGATCAAAACATAACACTACAGCTAAACTTCCTTAGAAAAAAGATTTCTCAGCTGAACTTAGGATTCTGTTCCTCATTGAAGGCCTTAGCCTTCATTGATAGTACCTACCTAATTCAATTACAAATATGATAATTTCTGCTTCcatcatttttctacatttattaggTGGTATTTTACTATAAGAAagaggtttccttttctttctatttatttatgtcaGTATGGATTtaataggttttattttaaacttagccAGATTGGCCAGTCAGGAGCACCTTCACGATGGCTCCTGTATTCTTTTGACATGCCTGTCAGTTCTTTCAGCACTTTCCTGCTTTCTTGGACAATAAGATGCTTACTTTGTGTTTTTGGAGCTTCAGCCCTTGAATTAACCGTTTTTCCAAGGAGCCCTAATTTTTTTTAGTAGATAATGATATTTAGAAGCTAAATAGTTGTGTTTGTTGCCACTGAGGTGTTATTGCTACTAGCTCCATTCAGTGTGCAGAGCTAGGAAATGAATTTACATGCATGCATACCTACATATgtataaaaacacataaatatccatatgtgtatataatttttaaactgtatgtTCATATAACCTGCAATTCTATTCTAAGACTTGAAAGTTTTTTCCtagcttttctgttttccatgCTTATACATGGTGAAAGACCTGGTATCTTCAGTGTGTTTTCTTATTTGACCAATGAATTTACTTATGCTCACTGTAACTACTATTCTAAATAGATGGAGCATCTTTCTGCCCACTCTGTCTCTTCCCCCAGAATCCTGGGTGGGTCTTTGGCACCAGCAAGGATGCCACTACCACACAGCATTTCCCTCCCCTCATTCCCCATGACAGACTACTCCCAACTCCT
This region includes:
- the FUBP1 gene encoding far upstream element-binding protein 1 isoform X3; this translates as MADYSTVPPPSSGSAGGGGGGGGGGGVNDAFKDALQRARQIAAKIGGDAGTSLNSNDYGYGGQKRPLEDGDGSWTSPSSTTHWEGMPSPFKDQPDAKKVAPQNDSFGTQLPPMHQQQSRSVMTEEYKVPDGMVGFIIGRGGEQISRIQQESGCKIQIAPDSGGLPERSCMLTGTPESVQSAKRLLDQIVEKGRPAPGFHHGDGPGNAVQEIMIPASKAGLVIGKGGETIKQLQERAGVKMVMIQDGPQNTGADKPLRITGDPYKVQQAKEMVLELIRDQGGFREVRNEYGSRIGGNEGIDVPIPRFAVGIVIGRNGEMIKKIQNDAGVRIQFKPDDGTTPDRIAQITGPPDRCQHAAEIITDLLRSVQAGNPGGPGPGGRGRGRGQGNWNMGPPGGLQEFNFIVPTGKTGLIIGKGGETIKSISQQSGARIELQRNPPPNADPNMKLFTIRGTPQQIDYARQLIEEKIGGPVNPLGPPVPHGPHGVPGPHGPPGPPGPGTPMGPYNPAPYNPGPPGPAPHGPPAPYAPQGWGNAYPHWQQQAPPDPAKTGTDPNSAAWAAYYAHYYQQQAQPPPAAPAGAPTTTQTNGQGDQQNPAPAGQVDYTKAWEEYYKKMGQQGQTQDYSKAWEEYYKKQGQAVPAPTGAPPGGQPDYSAAWAEYYRQQAAYYAQTSPQGMPQHPPAPQCRFDPASIELAL
- the FUBP1 gene encoding far upstream element-binding protein 1 isoform X9 encodes the protein MADYSTVPPPSSGSAGGGGGGGGGGGVNDAFKDALQRARQIAAKIGGDAGTSLNSNDYGYGGQKRPLEDGDGSWTSPSSTTHWEGMPSPFKDQPDAKKVAPQNDSFGTQLPPMHQQQSRSVMTEEYKVPDGMVGFIIGRGGEQISRIQQESGCKIQIAPDSGGLPERSCMLTGTPESVQSAKRLLDQIVEKGRPAPGFHHGDGPGNAVQEIMIPASKAGLVIGKGGETIKQLQERAGVKMVMIQDGPQNTGADKPLRITGDPYKVQQAKEMVLELIRDQGGFREVRNEYGSRIGGNEGIDVPIPRFAVGIVIGRNGEMIKKIQNDAGVRIQFKPDDGTTPDRIAQITGPPDRCQHAAEIITDLLRSVQAGNPGGPGPGGRGRGRGQGNWNMGPPGGLQEFNFIVPTGKTGLIIGKGGETIKSISQQSGARIELQRNPPPNADPNMKLFTIRGTPQQIDYARQLIEEKIGGPVNPLGPPVPHGPHGVPGPHGPPGPPGPGTPMGPYNPAPYNPGPPGPAPHGPPAPYAPQGWGNAYPHWQQQAPPDPAKTGTDPNSAAWAAYYAHYYQQQAQPPPAAPAGAPTTTQTNGQGDQQNPAPAGQVDYTKAWEEYYKKMGQAVPAPTGAPPGGQPDYSAAWAEYYRQQAAYYAQTSPQGMPQHPPAPQCRFDPASIELAL
- the FUBP1 gene encoding far upstream element-binding protein 1 isoform X1, which gives rise to MADYSTVPPPSSGSAGGGGGGGGGGGVNDAFKDALQRARQIAAKIGGDAGTSLNSNDYGYGGQKRPLEDGDGSWTSPSSTTHWEGMPSPFKDQPDAKKVAPQNDSFGTQLPPMHQQQSRSVMTEEYKVPDGMVGFIIGRGGEQISRIQQESGCKIQIAPDSGGLPERSCMLTGTPESVQSAKRLLDQIVEKGRPAPGFHHGDGPGNAVQEIMIPASKAGLVIGKGGETIKQLQERAGVKMVMIQDGPQNTGADKPLRITGDPYKVQQAKEMVLELIRDQGGFREVRNEYGSRIGGNEGIDVPIPRFAVGIVIGRNGEMIKKIQNDAGVRIQFKPDDGTTPDRIAQITGPPDRCQHAAEIITDLLRSVQAGNPGGPGPGGRGRGRGQGNWNMGPPGGLQEFNFIVPTGKTGLIIGKGGETIKSISQQSGARIELQRNPPPNADPNMKLFTIRGTPQQIDYARQLIEEKIGGPVNPLGPPVPHGPHGVPGPHGPPGPPGPGTPMGPYNPAPYNPGPPGPAPHGPPAPYAPQGWGNAYPHWQQQAPPDPAKTGTDPNSAAWAAYYAHYYQQQAQPPPAAPAGAPTTTQTNGQGNYGDQQNPAPAGQVDYTKAWEEYYKKMGQQGQTQDYSKAWEEYYKKQGQAVPAPTGAPPGGQPDYSAAWAEYYRQQAAYYAQTSPQGMPQHPPAPQCRFDPASIELAL